The genomic window aaagcacttcatgactaccgacgtgagtgctacgaggaggaaatcatttaggcaggttaccttcgcttccttgtgtacagggactatggtggtgtgCTTGTTGTCACATCGTTGTTCAGAGATGATAGTAATTTGTCTGATGATGGTAATATATTTCCTAACATATTTGATGAGGTGTTACTActctaatttttttatttttttcatttaaactttacttaactaggcacgtcagttaagaacaaattcttactttcaatgagggcctaggaacagtgggttaacggccttgttcaggggcagaacgacagattttaatcttgtcagctcggggtatCCATatttcaacctttcggttactagacctacgctctaaccactaggctgcctggtAAAGTAGTGTTCTTCTATTATTTATGTATTCAAATTGCTACAGTTTTCTTAAAAACTGTATAATTCAGAAGTGTCAGATAGAACCAAGATTGACATTTCAGAGACGTAAGGTTTTATCTGTAATTGCAACACACTAAAGAAACTGACTTACAAATAGGATTTTAATACTCTGCACTTTAGTTACCTTTAAGGTGATACCATTAATAGGTAGTGAAAGAAGAATTCATTATAAAACAGTTCTGATAGAATCTGTAAGTCACATGGTCACAACATGTCGGGATTCCAGTAACATCGGGTATTGAGAAAAAGGTAATGAGAGCCGTATCCTACCAAAGATAAATGCAGCAAGAAGAACAGAGTTCCAAAGCCAATGTCCCATAATTATCATAGGATACAAAGAGCAAGTCAAACTGATGTTATGATATAGAAACTGGTCTGCTCTCTTGATTCCTGTCTTTGTAGCAGCACAGACCTAGACCATGCAGCACAGCACAGAGGGGATGTTCAAATACTGTAAACAATTCATTTTAAAGTAGAAAGCAACATTTTCTTGGTAATTTGGCCAACTTGTGGTTGATGCTGACTTTTCCATTACGCTGTTCCTAATACTGGATATAATGCAGCTTTTTCTAAATTCATCTAAGTAACACAACTAGGCCAACTCTAAAAGTTAAACAATGGTCTATTTTCTAATCCATGAGATATTGTAATGGCATTTCATTGTCTCTTACATCTACCTTTACACcaggtctcagagcatttcataatGTCCTGTAAGTAAATCTAAAcgactccatttagtatgatatgctacatTGAAAAATGCTATGTACTAATTTGTGGATGTCTATCATCCATTTTGAAGAAAATGTTAATAAatacaatttgtatgatatgcTACTATTTtttcaaaacatacaatatgttaagaatttgcaaaacatacgatatgttatgaatttgcaaaatgcatgatatgttacgaattcccaTTTGTCGTGGCTGATGTTAGCTAGGTGACTAGGTGGCTAACAATAACGTTAGTTAGCTGGAAAACATTAGCTAggctctgggttagggttaagagttaggttagattgttaaaacctcttgaagcgagtgggcactatttttattttttgaaaaataccgttcccaaagtaaactgtctATTTCTCAGGGCCAGATaacagaatatgcatataattgacaccttagtatagaaaacactctaaagtttccaaaactgtaaaaatattgtctgtgagtataacagaactgatattgcaggcgaaacccctgtctttctatgcatccctattgcccattgaaagggatatcaaccagattccctttTCTGTGGCTTCCCAAAGGTGCCTAGagcctttagacgtagtttcaggcctttattttaAAGAATGAGCGTAAAagtccacattgcgtaagtggtcagttgtttgaaaaacaccttgaggattgattataaaaaacgtttgccatgtttctgtatATAtaatggatataatttggaatttttgtatgcgttgtcgtgaccgctatttccggtggattcctgggcataacgcatCAAACTAACTActaggtatttggatataaaaaatatatttatggaacaaaattaacatttgctgtctaactgggagtctcgtgagtgaaaacatccgaagatcatcaaagataaacGATTACAAttatcccagatccgggatgggtgGTTCCAAGAGGATTAGGGAAAGGTTTAGCAAAAAGGGCTAAGGATTTGCATTAAGTAacattctgtcttatgtaaccatagcAAACATATATTTCATTATAATTTGAGAGCCACGGATTTACAATTACTatgttaaaacctgttaaagatagggctgtctgctgccccctttggagtaattgcgtgcccatattaaacagaaagaaaatctttcaaaaattgctaatatatgcctataaaaaatattattgaatagaaaacactctaaagtttctaaaactgttgaaattatgtctgtatgtaaagcagaactctcagggcagtcattctcccaaactctctcttgtcatcataaaagttggcccaactttgacgtcatcgcccccacccttcccaagcgcctacagacctgggaacagtttctatgtcttcagcgcgatgtctgctttcaatggggcttctcattgtgagaatAGCGCGCTCACGTGAGTTTTGGCGGCCCGAAACCTTTCGGTCACGCGAAAAAAAAGGTCACATTCATGCGCGCTCTTCTTCGGTGTTCTCTCTTTTCCAAGAATGATTGAACGGCacgtgtgtttctgtttgtcctgagaattgttgtgcacctttataacacgttttggtgcgcatccacttgacttttggctgcatttcaaccgaaatatgtcgtgtttgataaccgaaagacagagacttcacaactaaacgatgtttttggtgagtataattccttccaggtcttctgatggaagaacagcaaaggtaagggaatatttatgtgttaaatttgggtttctgtggactccaagatagaggagccatcatgctaatttctgagcgccgactcatattatagcctagtgaacgaattctgtaacgttaaaaataaatgtaacacagcgattgcatttagaagaagtgtatctttctatatatatgtagaacatgcatatttagttaaagtttatgatgtgtattgcttgttatctgacgttatctgctggagctatcgtcatttctccggacatttgagtagcattttttgaacaatgcgtaattgtaaaaagagatttatggatatatatagcatattattgaaaaaaacataaatgtactgtgtaacatgttatattactgtcatctgatgaagatttcaaaaggttagtgatttatttttcttttaatcctgcgtttgttgattgcatattttggctatgcaaattagctgtgtctttggtggtggtttgacataaatatgtgctatgttttcgccgtaaaacattttagaaatctgacttgctgggtagataaacaaggtgtttatctttcatttaagctattggacttaatgtgtggaggttaaatatttttaagaatatttttttgcgttccatgcgccacattccagctgaGGGTGTTAGGGAAAGTTCCCAAGTGGGGATCAACATCCACAAAAGGTTTtaagtctagtctatgagactCGGCTGACATTTAAAGCTGAATTGGAAGAGGTAGCTTTATTGACATAAAACCTATAATTATCATCATCTGCTACTACTAGTCTTGGTCATATCAAGGAGATAGTGAAAAGGTTACTGTGTCAATTTCAAAGTGGTGTTGTATACTATACAGACAGGTTTATTATCATTGTGTAGCTCAGTATGTTTTTATAAAGGGgttatatatcctgtatatcctgTTATCACAGTGGGCCTCAGAGCACAGTAGTACACAGCAGAGTCAGACAGCTGCACCCTCTGGATCGTCAAGGGGACTGACTTGGAGTTGGCATCTAGATCAGCATGAAATCTCTCCTTGAAGTCAGCAGAATTGTCCCCAGTTCCAAAATTGTGCCGCATAAGCATATACTTGGGGAAGTCGTTTTCTCCCTGTTTGTACCAGAATAGATATGGACTTGGATCGTCTGTTTCATAATGACAGACAAGTGTTATTTGTCCTTCTTCAGTAGCCGTCTCAACTCCTTTTGACTGtaacactctgtctcctctgcATTCTGGAGAGAAATTATATATGTTGAAAAAAGAAAGGGTGTTTGATGATTTATACCCATTAAATCATTGGGAGCATGTAGAGTGAGCAACTTTCTCTATTTATCACATAAAGGGATAATTAAAGCAATGGCAGTAAGCAAATCAAAAAATGTATCATACCCCAACAAAATGCAGAAAGAATCAGAATATTCTTCAGCCAATATTCCATGTTTACTGTGAGATGGGTAGGTAAGGAGAGAGCAAACACACTTGTATGTGTCAAAAGCTTTTGAAACTACTTCTTTAACTGTGCCTTAGGAAGCATTGAGGAGGGGCTTCCACTAGGCTCTCTAAGAGTCTTACATCACACTATCAAATAGTTtttgtaatgaggctgtatatcCTGTTATCACAGTGGGGCTCAGAGCACAGTAGTACACAGCAGAGTCAGACAGCTGCACCCTCTGGATCGTCAAGGGGACTGACTTGGAGTCTGCATCGAGATGGGCATCAAATCTATCCTTGAACTCAGTGGCATTTTTACTTCCAAAAGAAAAACGTCCCAGCATGAACTCTGGGAATCCATTTAATTCATGCTTGTACCAGAACAGGTTCAGATTATTAATATTAACTGCATCAAATTGACAGTCCAGTGTGACCTGTTCTCCCTCAGTAGCGATCACATCTCCTGGTGGTTGAATGACTGAATCTTCTCCTTTGCATTCTGGAAAATAATGTAATACACATTTGTATTAGGAGGAGAATTATCAAGCAACATGATTGAGTGAATAAAAATGGATGAATCTAATAGTGGTAGTATTGTActgtaaaatatgttttaaaaAAAGAAAGGGATTGGAGCAAAGGCAGTAAACAAATTAGAAAAATAATATTATAATACCATAACAAAATGCAGCAAGAATCAGTAATTTACTCAGCCAGGGTCCCATGTCTGCTACTGTGAGACCAACAGGAGAAGAGTAAAACCACTCTGATGTAGCTATGCCATGATGACACCATGaaatccttctctcctcctctttgtgGGCATTGTCAAACATTGAGAATCCTGAGGCAAACATTCTACAGAGCTAGATGTGAAattcagcctggaatcaaacccccccccccccctggaacTAGACTTGGTAGtatcagggaggtagagagaaggataCAATTTCATAGTGGTGATGTTTACAGTCCAGACAGGTGTATTGTCTTTCAGTGGCTCCATATGTTTTTGTAATGGGCCTGTATATTCTGTTGTCACAGTGGGCTTCAGAGCACAGTAGTACACAGCAGAGTCAGACTGCTGCAACCTCTGGATCATCAAGGGGACAGAGCTAGATGTGAAattcagcctggaatcaaacctcTTCTTGAACTCATCACTATTGCTCCCTTCTGAATAACGATCTCTTCTCAGGACATACTGAGGAGTGTCCCTAGTTAACTGGATGTACCAGAAGAGATCAGGAGATGTACTACTGGTAGTGTAGTTACAGATGAGTGTTACCAGTCCTCCTTCAAGGGCAGTAACATGTCCACTCTACTGGTCAACAGCCTCACCTTTAAAAtctgaaaaaaatgtatttttgggcTCTATAATACGTAATATGCTTAGGTTCATAGAATGAGAGTGTAGGAAGGAGAAGCACTATACCGTACCAAAATAGCATGAAGACAGTAAATTATTCCTAAGCCAATGTGCAATTATGATTTATGAATAGAGGAAGAATAGATTGTTATAGATTGTTATAGACtttcacacaggaagcggcacaggtcctaatccaggcacttgtcatctcccgtctggattactgcaactcgctgttggctgggctccctgcctgtgccattaaacccctacaactcatccagaatgccgcagcccgtctggtgttcaaccttcccaagttctctcacgtcaccccactcctccgctctctccactggcttccagttgaagctcgcatccgctacaagaccatggtgcttgcctacggagctgtgaggggaacggcaccccagtacctccaggctctgatcaggccctacacccaaacaagggcactgcgttcatccacctctggcctgctcgcctccctaccactgaggaagtacagttcccgcccagcccagtcaaaactgttcgctgctctggcccccaatggtggaacaaactccctcacgacgccaggacagcggagtcaatcaccaccttccggagacacctgaaaccccacctcttcaaggaatacctaggataggataaagtaatccttctcacccccccttaaatgatttgatgcactattgtaaagtggctgttccactggatgtcagaaggtgaattcaccactttgtaagtcactctggataagagcgtctgctaaatgacttaaatgtaaatgtgtaatgtaaatgtaaatgtaatgttccaTCCACTGTAGGGGCTTTGCAGTACGGGAGAAGCTTATTGTATATTTAATTATTTCGTTGAACAGCAAGAGGGATTCCTAGTTCAATTTTATATATTTGGAACCATTAAATATCTTCTATATAAATTTGGCAGTTGTTATGGGGTTTGAATAAATATATTTTCTGTTCAGGCCAAATTGAGGTCATCTGACAAATATAATACAATCTTATATCCACTGAGGATTTGGAACAAAATCAGAAAGAAAGTCACAGTCCACAGTAGCCTATGGATCAGTTCAACATAGACCTTCGCTATGCTGCCCAATGACACAAATTGTTATCCTTACTATGCACTAATACCCTCTACAGTGTAAGCCCTGTCTTATCTGGGGGAGTGGGGTTGACGTTAGCGACATGGAATTGTTTATAGAAGGTCATAGAAAGCAATATTTAGCCCATACAAATGTATTGAATagcagattcactacatggaacaaaaTATACAGTAGTCCGTCAAATAAACCAAAAGGACGTTTTTTTTTCTGAAGTGTCTGTACGATATCTGAGAGAAATAAGAAAgatctggaaacactttgttgTCTCCATATATACTTCTATTTATTTTATCAACTGGTACCCTGgtgaccttcagacgagtcttgaggCCTGTGGTCATCCTAGACCAAAACAACTAACATATACATTTTTCGTGAGTCTCACATTAATTTATGAGTTCTCACCTTTCTACGGaggtgtgtagcccaaactgttctgatgctacagacagaagttggcagatagGCTGTCCCAAGATGCTTGTGTGGGTCAAAGATTACAATGGACATTGTGTTCTCCAGAGTCTCATCTCAcctctttccatagaggggtcatactAGTTTGTAGGCCGTTCGGACGCAACAGATGATTTTGTGAGATGACCGATTATTggaatgtctcatggtctgacaaacatcgttctcgctcggtcacctttcactgcagacACATCCAATGCACCACagatgcatccaatgcaaaaaacagatatcactagcttaaactgacagattttgatgggaattttgttattatgctaattagatttccgtGGGGGCACGAACAtcaaaaatatagattttttaaAAACAGTGGTCAAGTCAACTGATGATTGGATTTATGATTGAAACCAATGACTTACCCTGGATGCAACCATGATCCCAATCcctgt from Oncorhynchus masou masou isolate Uvic2021 chromosome 3, UVic_Omas_1.1, whole genome shotgun sequence includes these protein-coding regions:
- the LOC135507088 gene encoding uncharacterized protein LOC135507088, which translates into the protein MGPWLSKLLILAAFCYECKGEDSVIQPPGDVIATEGEQVTLDCQFDAVNINNLNLFWYKHELNGFPEFMLGRFSFGSKNATEFKDRFDAHLDADSKSVPLTIQRVQLSDSAVYYCALKCRGDRVLQSKGVETATEEGQITLVCHYETDDPSPYLFWYKQGENDFPKYMLMRHNFGTGDNSADFKERFHADLDANSKSVPLTIQRVQLSDSAVYYCALRPTVITGYTGYITPL